Genomic DNA from Fimbriimonas ginsengisoli Gsoil 348:
CTAGACCCAAGATTCCACCGTCGGCCATCTGGGGGCAGCCTATGGTTACGCCGCCCGCGTGGCCCTTGCCGGTTGACTTCTGGCGTACGTCCCGGTCGTGGAGGACGCTGAACAGCTTGCCATCCAGGAAAAGTGTGTACTCGGAACCCTTAGAAACAACCGCCACATCGAGCGCCTCTCCCGGAGCTGGTTTAGAACCTTCCAGCCGTGCAGCTTGGTTTAGTAACACGGTCCCGTCACGTATGAAAAGGAGGGCCGTACCGACGTTCAGCAACTCACCATCACCCTTGGGTTTCAAGACAAACTCAGCCGTTCGAGGCGCGTCGGGGAGGCCCATAGGAATCGAAAGATAGTAATAGTGATAACGCTTCGGGTTCTTCAGCCCGGCGGCACGGAGGTCCTGCTGGGTTACCATTTTTGACCATCCAGTCACCGCCGGCCATATTGGATTCCGTTGGGCGATTACGGTCAACAGAAGAGGTAGTAACAGCATCAGTTGGACCCTCTAACTCCGGGATTACCCGCCAGATTCGTCCTGGTAGAAGGAGCTCTTCGACGATCGCCTCTCCCTCGGGAGAGGGGGAGGGTGCTCGTGGGTGATGCCTTTCTTCTTTTGTCGGCGCGTCTGAGAGGGCCGCTCTGGAGAGCGGCGATCCGCCAAACGTCACCGGACCGGACTCCCTCACCCCCAACCCCCTCTCCCTCGTCGGGCACATGCATCCCGAGGAGGGAGAGGGGGCTCCGGAGAGTATGCCTACAACTTAACTCCATGACATTCAACTCATTTCCAGCTTATGGTGCCGACCTGCAGGGTGTGATTGCCTGGTTCTAGATAGAGGGAGCCGACTCGGTCGAGGTTGGCGGCTTTGTCGAGGGGGATCGTGTATTCCTTCCAGCCGTTGGACATCGTGGCGCCATCGGCTACGAGGGGGAAGACGGTGTAGTTTTTCACGTCCTTGTCCAGGAAGTAGTTGGCGTCGTAGGCGAGGTACGCGTTGAGAGGGCCGGCTTTGCCGTCGCCCTTCAACCAGATGTGAAGCTCCTTCGCACCCTTCCACAGCGACGGCTCGAT
This window encodes:
- a CDS encoding LamG domain-containing protein, translating into MLLLPLLLTVIAQRNPIWPAVTGWSKMVTQQDLRAAGLKNPKRYHYYYLSIPMGLPDAPRTAEFVLKPKGDGELLNVGTALLFIRDGTVLLNQAARLEGSKPAPGEALDVAVVSKGSEYTLFLDGKLFSVLHDRDVRQKSTGKGHAGGVTIGCPQMADGGILGLATYKRTLSATEIAKNAAAAKQFFQPPTELADTKTVTLDLKLTSFTPVPDPKLIKPYRNALLAHEYTVVSLVSGHRKGLKPGSKVRVFRYGVWDGQKTAIDNLKTGDSARITVELLSADPRLEREYQLDTLDTDVSAAYYVEVPGSGKNP